A genomic stretch from Empedobacter stercoris includes:
- the carA gene encoding glutamine-hydrolyzing carbamoyl-phosphate synthase small subunit, with protein MDKIVKLVFQDGLEIEGKSFGAYTSAAGEVVFNTALVGYNESLTDPSYKGQIMVMTAPMIGNYGVPDDKAMIESIETWMESNKIQVTGLVVSYYADDYSHWNAIQKLGAWLESQNIPGIYGVDTRMITKKLRDQGSTLGKIVADTDVEFYNPDLDNLVDQVSCKEVIRYNEGAEVKIVLVDCGVKNNIIRCFVDRGVEVIRVPWDYDYSTLEYDGLFISNGPGDPSMCVATINHIKESLKEDKPIFGICLGNQLVSLAAGASTFKLKYGHRSHNQPVQLVGTKRCFITSQNHGFAVDDSKLPEGFKTFFTNLNDGTCEGIRHESKPFFTVQFHPEAMGGPVDTEYLFDEFIEEVKKYKSVN; from the coding sequence ATGGATAAGATAGTAAAATTAGTATTCCAAGACGGATTAGAAATCGAAGGAAAATCTTTCGGTGCATATACTTCTGCCGCAGGAGAAGTAGTATTTAACACAGCTTTGGTTGGGTACAATGAAAGTTTAACTGACCCTTCATACAAAGGGCAGATTATGGTGATGACAGCTCCAATGATCGGAAATTATGGTGTTCCTGATGATAAAGCGATGATCGAATCAATCGAAACTTGGATGGAATCAAATAAAATTCAAGTTACTGGTTTAGTTGTTTCTTATTATGCAGATGATTATTCGCATTGGAACGCTATCCAAAAATTAGGCGCTTGGTTAGAAAGCCAAAATATCCCAGGTATTTACGGTGTTGATACACGTATGATTACAAAAAAATTACGTGATCAAGGTTCTACTTTAGGAAAGATTGTTGCAGATACAGATGTAGAATTTTACAATCCAGATTTAGATAATTTAGTGGATCAAGTATCATGTAAAGAAGTGATTCGTTACAACGAAGGAGCTGAAGTGAAAATTGTTTTAGTAGATTGTGGGGTGAAAAATAACATCATTCGTTGTTTTGTAGATCGTGGTGTTGAGGTTATTCGAGTACCTTGGGATTATGATTATTCAACATTAGAGTATGATGGTTTATTTATCTCAAATGGTCCTGGAGATCCATCGATGTGTGTTGCTACCATTAATCATATCAAAGAATCTTTGAAAGAAGATAAGCCAATTTTTGGAATTTGTTTAGGAAACCAATTGGTAAGTTTAGCTGCTGGTGCGTCTACTTTCAAATTAAAATATGGACACCGTTCGCATAATCAGCCGGTACAATTAGTTGGAACAAAAAGATGTTTTATTACATCTCAAAACCACGGTTTCGCAGTAGATGATTCGAAATTACCAGAAGGATTCAAAACATTCTTTACGAACTTAAATGATGGAACTTGTGAAGGAATTCGCCACGAATCAAAACCATTCTTCACCGTTCAATTCCACCCAGAAGCTATGGGAGGACCAGTCGATACAGAATATTTATTTGATGAATTTATTGAAGAAGTAAAAAAATATAAAAGTGTAAATTAA
- a CDS encoding aspartate aminotransferase family protein, which produces MKLFDVYPLMNVTPVKAKDCILWDENGKEYLDLYGGHAVISIGHAHPHYVQKITEQVNNIGFYSNSVQIPIQTELAEKLGRLSGYEDYTLFLCNSGAEANENAAKLASFHTGKDRIIAFNGAFHGRTSGSVALTDNPKIVAPFNAHHKVSFVDYNIDAIKEIIAGGDVAAIIYEPIQGVGGIILPSDEFVQELRNVCTENGVILIADEVQCGYGRSGKFFAHQHSDIKADLITMAKGMGNGFPIGGVLISPEFKASYGLLGTTFGGNHLACAAAVAVLDVIEQENLIDNAKEIGNYIGIQLNKFPKIKEVRGRGSMIGIEFDFPIAALKNNLLTKHNIFVGYAGTNVIRLLPPLTITTQYVDKFISALETEINIIING; this is translated from the coding sequence ATGAAACTATTCGACGTATATCCATTAATGAATGTAACTCCGGTTAAAGCCAAAGATTGTATCCTTTGGGACGAAAACGGAAAAGAATATTTAGACTTATATGGTGGTCACGCAGTGATCTCTATTGGTCATGCACACCCGCATTATGTGCAAAAAATTACAGAACAAGTAAACAATATTGGATTTTACTCTAACTCAGTTCAAATTCCAATTCAAACAGAATTAGCAGAGAAATTAGGACGTTTATCAGGATATGAAGATTATACATTATTCTTATGTAATTCTGGAGCTGAAGCAAACGAAAATGCAGCTAAATTAGCTTCTTTTCATACAGGAAAAGATCGCATCATTGCGTTTAACGGTGCTTTTCATGGACGTACATCTGGATCTGTTGCTTTAACAGATAATCCAAAAATTGTAGCGCCTTTTAATGCGCATCACAAAGTTTCTTTTGTAGATTATAATATTGATGCTATTAAAGAGATTATTGCTGGAGGAGATGTTGCTGCTATTATTTACGAACCTATACAAGGAGTTGGTGGAATTATTTTACCATCAGATGAATTCGTTCAAGAATTAAGAAATGTTTGTACAGAAAACGGCGTTATTTTGATCGCTGACGAAGTACAATGTGGATATGGTCGTTCGGGGAAATTTTTCGCACATCAACATTCTGACATCAAAGCAGATTTGATCACAATGGCAAAAGGAATGGGGAATGGATTTCCAATCGGAGGAGTTTTAATTTCACCAGAATTCAAAGCGTCTTATGGTTTATTAGGAACAACTTTCGGAGGAAATCATTTAGCTTGTGCTGCTGCTGTTGCAGTGTTAGATGTAATCGAACAAGAAAACTTAATTGACAATGCTAAAGAAATTGGAAATTATATCGGAATTCAATTAAACAAATTTCCAAAAATCAAAGAGGTTCGTGGTCGTGGCTCAATGATAGGAATCGAATTTGATTTTCCAATTGCAGCGTTAAAAAATAACTTATTAACAAAACACAATATTTTTGTAGGTTATGCAGGTACAAATGTTATTCGTTTATTGCCTCCACTTACAATTACAACACAATACGTAGATAAATTCATATCAGCATTAGAAACTGAAATTAACATTATCATCAATGGATAA
- a CDS encoding four helix bundle protein — MQDFRNIKVWNEFHQLTLKVYEITSEFPKSEMFNLTSQLRRACVSIPNNIAEGCGRNSDKDFLRFLHISLGSTNETLYLLILSKDLKLITEEIFKELEDEVEKVKAMLLAFIKTINNRLA; from the coding sequence ATGCAAGATTTTAGGAACATAAAAGTTTGGAACGAATTTCATCAACTTACTTTGAAAGTTTATGAGATAACTTCTGAATTTCCTAAATCCGAAATGTTTAATCTAACCTCTCAATTAAGAAGAGCTTGTGTATCTATCCCGAATAATATAGCAGAAGGTTGTGGTAGAAATTCGGATAAAGATTTTTTACGATTCCTTCATATCTCTTTAGGTTCTACAAATGAAACGCTTTATTTATTGATTCTATCAAAAGATTTGAAATTGATAACAGAAGAAATATTTAAAGAACTTGAAGATGAAGTTGAAAAAGTAAAAGCGATGTTATTAGCTTTTATTAAAACAATTAATAATCGTTTAGCGTAA
- the carB gene encoding carbamoyl-phosphate synthase (glutamine-hydrolyzing) large subunit translates to MKSHIKKVLVLGSGALKIGQAGEFDYSGSQALKALKEEGIKTVLINPNIATVQTSEGIADEVYFLPVTPYFVEKVIQKEKPDGVLVAFGGQTALNCAVELNKENIFEKYGVEVLGTQIPVIEATEDRDIFIEKLDQIGVLTARSEAVETIEDAMAAGKRIGFPLIIRAAYALGGLGSGFANNEEELLELVDKAFNYSSQVLVEESLKGWKEIEYEVVRDAYDNCITVCNMENFDPIGVHTGESIVIAPSQTLTNSEYHKLREVAIRTIRHLGVVGECNIQYAFDPVSEEYRVIEVNARLSRSSALASKATGYPLAFVAAKLALGYSLDELKNSVTQTTSAMFEPALDYCVVKLPRWDLNKFYGVRRNIGSAMKSVGEVMAIGRSFEEAIQKGVRMLDIGHRGFVANSFTIPEGESLDTWLAEPNDERLYAITEAFKAGYSIEKIHDLTKIDLWFLQRLERIFNISKEFEVLERFEQVDADLVKKAKLAGFSDQQIAVLVKGNVNVHRNELTVRELRKNFGIIPVVKQIDTLAAEFPAQTNYLYVTYHGTENDIETETEKAVCILGSGVYRIGSSVEFDWCCVNAAQTAAKNGYKTIIINYNPETVSTDYDESDRLYFEELSFERVMDILDFEQPEGTIISTGGQIPNNLAMKLYDEKINVLGTSPLRIDDAENRHKFSEILDELGIDQPRWKELSSLEAVHHFVDEVGFPVLIRPSYVLSGAAMNVVSNTEELDAFLKLAKEVSPDYPVVVSEFVQGAKEIELDAVCQNGEIIDYAISEHVEFAGVHSGDATMYYPPQKVYIETIRQMRKVAAKIAKRFEISGPMNLQFLSKNNTVRVIETNIRASRSFPFVSKVAGNNLIEKATKVLLGLEVEKGHSELVYDLDYVGVKASQFSFTRLAGADPVLSVDMSSTGEVGCIGDTAEEALLKSMLSVGYEIPEKTVLISGGPIESKVALLGPAKQLIAKGYKIYATEGTHKFFMDNDVYSTLVYWPSDKKEPNVMSYIHDKKIDMVINIPKNLTKVELDNDYQIRRTAVDFNIPLVTNARLASAFINAFTTLTMDDLKIKTWNEYRNK, encoded by the coding sequence ATGAAATCACATATAAAAAAAGTATTAGTATTAGGATCAGGAGCACTAAAAATTGGTCAAGCTGGAGAGTTTGATTATTCTGGTTCGCAAGCGTTAAAAGCGTTAAAAGAAGAAGGAATCAAAACAGTTTTAATTAATCCAAATATTGCAACTGTTCAAACTTCTGAAGGAATTGCAGACGAAGTTTACTTCTTACCTGTAACTCCATATTTCGTAGAAAAAGTAATTCAAAAAGAAAAACCAGACGGAGTTTTAGTTGCCTTTGGAGGACAAACAGCTTTAAACTGTGCGGTTGAATTAAATAAAGAGAATATTTTCGAAAAATACGGTGTTGAAGTTTTAGGAACACAAATTCCTGTGATTGAAGCAACAGAAGACCGTGATATTTTTATCGAAAAATTAGACCAAATTGGCGTTTTAACTGCTCGTTCGGAAGCTGTTGAGACAATAGAAGATGCGATGGCAGCGGGTAAACGTATCGGTTTTCCATTAATCATTCGTGCAGCATACGCTTTAGGTGGTTTAGGTTCTGGTTTCGCAAACAATGAAGAAGAATTATTAGAATTAGTTGATAAAGCATTCAATTATTCTTCTCAAGTTTTAGTGGAAGAATCTTTAAAAGGATGGAAAGAAATTGAGTACGAAGTTGTACGTGATGCGTATGATAACTGTATTACGGTTTGTAATATGGAAAACTTTGACCCGATTGGAGTTCATACAGGTGAATCGATTGTTATCGCTCCATCTCAAACATTAACAAATTCAGAATACCATAAATTACGTGAAGTTGCCATTCGTACTATTCGCCACCTTGGTGTAGTTGGAGAATGTAACATTCAATATGCTTTCGATCCTGTTTCGGAAGAATACCGTGTAATTGAAGTGAATGCTCGTTTATCTCGATCTTCTGCTTTAGCTTCTAAAGCAACTGGATATCCTTTGGCTTTCGTTGCAGCAAAATTAGCATTAGGTTACTCATTAGATGAATTAAAAAATAGCGTAACGCAAACTACATCTGCGATGTTCGAACCGGCATTAGATTATTGTGTAGTGAAATTACCTCGTTGGGATTTAAATAAATTCTACGGTGTTCGTCGTAACATTGGTTCTGCAATGAAATCGGTTGGTGAAGTAATGGCAATCGGACGTTCTTTCGAAGAAGCAATTCAGAAAGGAGTTCGTATGTTAGACATCGGACACAGAGGATTTGTCGCAAATTCATTTACAATTCCAGAAGGAGAATCATTAGATACATGGTTAGCTGAGCCAAATGATGAGCGTTTATATGCGATCACAGAAGCGTTCAAAGCTGGATATTCAATCGAGAAAATTCATGATTTAACGAAAATTGATTTATGGTTCTTACAACGTTTAGAAAGAATTTTCAACATTTCGAAAGAGTTTGAAGTCTTAGAACGTTTTGAACAGGTGGATGCTGATTTAGTGAAAAAAGCAAAATTAGCAGGTTTCTCAGATCAACAAATCGCTGTTTTAGTTAAAGGAAATGTGAATGTACACAGAAATGAATTAACCGTTCGTGAATTACGTAAAAACTTCGGAATTATTCCTGTTGTAAAACAAATTGATACGTTAGCAGCAGAATTCCCAGCGCAAACAAATTATTTATATGTAACATACCACGGAACTGAAAATGATATCGAAACTGAAACAGAAAAAGCAGTTTGTATTTTAGGTTCTGGTGTTTACCGCATCGGATCTTCTGTAGAATTTGATTGGTGTTGTGTAAATGCAGCACAAACAGCAGCTAAAAATGGTTACAAAACGATTATTATCAATTATAATCCAGAAACTGTTTCGACGGATTATGATGAGTCAGACCGTTTATACTTCGAAGAATTATCGTTTGAACGTGTAATGGATATCTTGGATTTTGAGCAACCTGAAGGAACAATTATTTCGACAGGAGGTCAAATTCCAAACAATTTAGCAATGAAATTGTACGACGAAAAAATCAATGTTTTAGGAACTTCTCCTTTACGTATTGATGATGCAGAAAATCGTCACAAATTCTCTGAAATCTTAGATGAATTAGGAATTGATCAGCCACGTTGGAAAGAACTTTCTTCTTTAGAAGCAGTTCATCACTTTGTGGATGAAGTAGGATTCCCAGTTTTAATTCGTCCTTCTTATGTATTATCAGGTGCTGCGATGAACGTCGTATCAAATACGGAAGAATTAGATGCTTTCTTGAAATTAGCGAAAGAAGTTTCTCCGGATTATCCAGTTGTCGTTTCTGAATTCGTACAAGGAGCAAAAGAAATCGAATTGGATGCAGTTTGTCAAAACGGAGAAATTATTGACTATGCGATTTCTGAACATGTGGAATTTGCGGGAGTACACTCTGGTGATGCGACAATGTATTATCCACCTCAAAAAGTATACATCGAAACAATTCGTCAAATGCGTAAAGTTGCGGCGAAAATCGCAAAACGTTTCGAGATTTCTGGTCCAATGAATCTTCAGTTTTTATCGAAGAATAATACAGTTCGTGTAATTGAAACGAATATTCGTGCTTCTCGTTCGTTCCCATTTGTATCGAAAGTGGCAGGAAATAACTTAATCGAAAAAGCAACAAAAGTATTATTAGGATTAGAAGTAGAAAAAGGACACTCAGAATTAGTTTACGATTTAGATTACGTAGGAGTTAAAGCTTCTCAATTCTCATTTACACGTTTAGCTGGTGCCGATCCCGTATTATCAGTGGATATGTCGTCTACAGGTGAGGTTGGATGTATTGGAGATACAGCTGAAGAGGCATTATTAAAATCGATGTTATCTGTAGGATATGAAATTCCAGAGAAAACAGTATTGATTTCTGGTGGACCAATTGAATCTAAGGTTGCTTTATTAGGACCTGCGAAACAATTAATTGCAAAAGGATATAAAATTTACGCAACAGAAGGAACACATAAATTCTTTATGGATAATGATGTCTATTCAACATTAGTGTATTGGCCATCTGATAAAAAAGAACCAAATGTAATGTCTTACATCCACGATAAGAAAATTGATATGGTAATCAACATTCCGAAAAACTTAACAAAAGTGGAATTAGATAATGATTATCAAATTCGTCGTACAGCAGTAGATTTTAACATTCCATTGGTTACAAATGCACGTTTAGCTTCAGCTTTCATCAATGCATTTACAACCCTAACAATGGATGATTTAAAAATCAAAACTTGGAATGAATACAGAAATAAGTAA
- a CDS encoding GxxExxY protein: MIIENEIATKIIGCAINVHSALGPGLLESAYKECLYYELNQNGLYVEKEKPMPLVFKEVKLNCGYRIDLLVENKIVIEIKAVEGLNNVHLAQTLTYLKLGNYKLGLLMNFNTFRLKDGLKRVVNQL; the protein is encoded by the coding sequence ATGATCATAGAAAATGAAATAGCAACTAAAATCATAGGATGTGCAATCAATGTACATTCAGCTCTTGGACCAGGACTTTTAGAAAGTGCATATAAAGAGTGTCTTTATTATGAATTAAATCAAAATGGTCTGTATGTAGAAAAAGAAAAGCCAATGCCTTTGGTTTTTAAAGAAGTAAAGTTGAATTGTGGTTATAGAATTGATTTATTGGTTGAAAATAAAATTGTGATAGAAATAAAAGCGGTTGAGGGATTAAATAACGTTCATTTGGCGCAAACTCTAACCTATCTCAAATTGGGAAATTATAAATTAGGTTTGTTAATGAATTTTAATACTTTTCGTTTAAAAGACGGATTGAAAAGGGTAGTAAATCAACTTTAA
- the argC gene encoding N-acetyl-gamma-glutamyl-phosphate reductase, translating into MSNKINVSIVGGAGYTAGELLRILIHHPMVTISSVYSTSNAGNPVTKVHDDLFGETDIVFSDKIDENADVVFLCLGHGKSAEFLKNNTYSAQTKIIDLSNDFRLNANHIFEDRTFVYGLPELDREAIKTAQNIANPGCFATAIQLALLPLAAKNEIKNDIHINAVTGSTGAGQSLSASTHFSWRNNNVSFYKEFTHQHEGEIYQTLNQLEKDFNNKVYFLPMRGDFARGILAGVYLKSDLSEEEAKNIFNEYYKNEPFTFVSNAPIALKQVVNTNKCFLHIQKQDDVLLITSIIDNLTKGASGQAVENMNLMFGWEENLGLNLKTVAF; encoded by the coding sequence ATGTCAAACAAAATTAACGTAAGCATTGTAGGAGGTGCTGGATACACTGCAGGCGAATTGCTAAGAATATTAATTCATCATCCGATGGTTACTATTTCGTCTGTGTACAGCACATCAAATGCAGGCAACCCCGTTACCAAAGTACACGACGATTTGTTTGGAGAAACTGACATCGTATTTTCGGATAAAATAGACGAAAATGCTGATGTCGTTTTTTTATGCCTGGGTCACGGAAAATCAGCAGAGTTTTTAAAGAATAATACCTATTCAGCTCAAACAAAAATTATTGATTTGAGTAATGATTTTCGATTAAATGCGAACCATATTTTCGAAGATAGGACGTTTGTTTACGGTTTACCAGAATTGGACCGCGAAGCAATCAAAACTGCTCAAAACATAGCAAATCCTGGTTGTTTTGCAACAGCTATTCAATTAGCATTATTGCCTTTGGCTGCAAAAAATGAAATCAAAAATGATATTCACATTAATGCGGTAACAGGATCTACAGGAGCTGGGCAAAGTTTGTCGGCTTCGACGCATTTTAGCTGGCGAAATAATAATGTTTCTTTTTACAAAGAGTTTACACATCAACACGAAGGAGAAATTTATCAAACATTGAATCAATTAGAAAAAGATTTCAATAACAAAGTTTATTTCTTACCAATGCGAGGTGATTTTGCGCGCGGAATTTTAGCTGGTGTTTATCTTAAATCTGATTTGTCAGAAGAAGAAGCAAAAAATATTTTTAACGAATATTACAAAAACGAACCTTTTACGTTTGTTTCTAACGCGCCAATTGCATTGAAACAAGTCGTAAATACCAACAAATGTTTTTTACATATCCAGAAACAAGACGATGTATTATTGATAACTTCTATTATCGATAACCTTACAAAAGGTGCTTCTGGACAAGCTGTAGAAAATATGAACTTGATGTTCGGTTGGGAAGAAAATTTAGGACTTAATCTAAAAACGGTAGCGTTTTAA